A window from Bacteroidota bacterium encodes these proteins:
- a CDS encoding response regulator — MQSPPPKSAAKILVVDDRTDNLTSIEAILEKDGYNIVKANSGREALKVLLSDHDFSIILMDVRMPDLSGYETATIIYERDKLKSIPIIFITAHSYDEDFIFKGYRMGGVDYIYKPINPELLRAKVAVFVELYTKNQQLLLQEKKLLAANDFLQKEIEEKKASEVRIKLLNEQLLSNNESLKQMNEELDQFAYMASHDLQEPLRKIQVFSDKILRNNKFDPDSEKYFGKIISSSKRMQNLINNLLDFSRHTVSSNDFKIIPLKELIKNALAELEVEVEKNNAKIFCEDLPVVSVVPGLMQQLFYNLFSNAIKFRKKEEDLVVNVKSEKMEPGELSNFIKHTANKNFYKITVEDNGIGFDNKYTEDIFRVFKRLHSYHEFEGTGVGLSICKKIIEKHGGFITAKSKIGIGSEFIIGLPETSYTSS, encoded by the coding sequence ATGCAAAGTCCACCACCAAAATCAGCTGCTAAAATTCTTGTTGTCGATGACAGGACGGATAATCTTACGTCTATAGAAGCAATACTTGAAAAGGATGGTTACAATATTGTCAAAGCCAACTCGGGCAGGGAGGCACTTAAAGTATTGCTGAGTGATCATGATTTTTCCATTATACTCATGGATGTACGGATGCCTGATCTTAGCGGTTATGAAACAGCTACGATCATTTATGAAAGAGATAAACTGAAAAGCATCCCAATTATTTTTATTACAGCTCATAGTTATGATGAGGACTTTATTTTTAAAGGATACAGGATGGGAGGGGTTGATTATATCTATAAACCTATCAACCCGGAATTGTTGAGGGCAAAAGTTGCTGTCTTTGTTGAATTGTATACCAAAAATCAGCAACTCCTGCTCCAGGAAAAAAAACTATTGGCGGCAAATGATTTTTTACAAAAAGAAATTGAAGAGAAAAAAGCTTCTGAGGTGAGGATAAAGCTTTTAAATGAGCAGCTGTTATCTAACAATGAAAGCCTGAAACAAATGAATGAGGAACTTGATCAATTTGCTTATATGGCTTCACATGATCTGCAGGAACCTTTACGGAAGATCCAGGTGTTTAGCGATAAAATTTTAAGGAACAACAAGTTTGATCCGGATAGTGAAAAATACTTTGGCAAAATTATCAGCTCTTCCAAACGTATGCAAAACCTGATCAACAACCTGCTTGATTTTTCGAGGCATACTGTGAGTTCTAATGATTTTAAAATAATTCCTTTAAAAGAATTAATAAAAAATGCGTTGGCAGAACTCGAAGTGGAAGTTGAAAAAAATAATGCCAAAATTTTCTGCGAAGACTTGCCTGTTGTTTCAGTAGTACCCGGATTAATGCAGCAATTATTTTACAACCTGTTTAGTAATGCAATAAAATTCAGAAAGAAAGAAGAGGACCTGGTCGTTAACGTTAAATCGGAAAAAATGGAACCAGGAGAGCTATCAAATTTTATAAAGCATACCGCTAATAAAAATTTTTATAAGATAACCGTCGAGGATAACGGAATTGGTTTTGATAATAAATATACCGAGGACATATTCAGGGTATTTAAACGTCTGCATAGTTATCATGAATTTGAAGGAACAGGCGTAGGTCTATCTATTTGTAAAAAAATTATTGAAAAGCATGGTGGATTTATTACTGCTAAGAGTAAAATTGGTATTGGGTCAGAATTTATAATAGGCCTGCCGGAAACAAGCTACACAAGTTCTTAA
- a CDS encoding response regulator, with amino-acid sequence MRKKILIIDDEVDFCTIMKGYLGKRNYDVLVAYNIQAGIFLIDEINPDILLLDNNLPDGNGWKFVPQIVEKNPRLRIILISAHLHKSDFVSTNENIIVLEKPISLQVLEETLR; translated from the coding sequence ATGAGAAAAAAAATTCTAATAATTGATGATGAAGTTGACTTCTGTACAATTATGAAAGGATATTTAGGAAAAAGAAATTATGATGTTCTTGTCGCTTATAATATCCAGGCTGGTATTTTTCTTATAGATGAAATTAATCCTGATATTTTGCTTTTGGATAATAACCTGCCAGATGGTAATGGATGGAAATTTGTACCCCAAATCGTGGAAAAAAATCCACGGTTGAGGATTATTTTAATCAGTGCACATCTGCATAAATCAGATTTTGTTTCCACAAATGAAAATATAATAGTGCTGGAAAAGCCCATTTCTCTACAAGTATTAGAAGAAACTTTGAGGTAA
- a CDS encoding response regulator: protein MPSRSKNGNGKHKSNGSTSKSHYSSNNDYSEELDNRELLRLLIQVKEGNFSVRMPSDKLGISGKICDTLNDIILLNEALMNELTKARNTIGSKGHLNHRVELPKYARGSWASGVESINSLISDLVHPTIEIAHVISSVAKGNLSQEMPLKIGDHVLQGEFAKIAAEVNDMVKQLNLFSMEVTRVAREVGSEGKLGGQAKVKGVAGVWKDLTDSVNQMAGNLTAQVRNIAEVTTAVARGDLRKKITVDVQGEILELKNTINNLVDQLNSFSSEVTRVAREVGTEGKLGGQAEVKGIGGTWKDLTDSVNQMASNLTGQVRNIAEVTTAVARGDLSRKITVDVKGEILELKNTINTMVDQLNSFSVEVTRVAREVGSEGKLGGQATVKGIGGVWKDLTDSVNQMAGNLTAQVRNIAEVTTAVAKGDLSRKITVDVKGEILELKDTINTMVDQLNSFASEVTRVALEVGTEGKLGGQAKVQDVGGTWKDLTESVNQMASNLTAQVRNIADVTTAVATGDLSKKITVNVAGEILELKNTINTMVDQLNSFASEVTRVALEVGTEGKLGGQAKVQGVGGTWKDLTDSVNQMGSNLTAQVRNIAEVTTAVAKGDLSRKITVDVKGEILELKNTINTMVDQLNSFGSEVFRVAREVGSEGMLGGQADVPGVEGLWKDLTDSVNKMASNLTSQVRNIAEVTTAVANGDLSRKIEVDVKGEILELKNTINTMVEQLRAFASEVTRVAREVGTDGKLGGQANVPGVGGTWKDLTDSVNQMAGNLTAQVRNIADVAIAVANGDMSRKITVDVRGEILQLKETLNTMVDQLRAFASEVTRVAREVGTDGKLGGQAFVPGVAGTWKDLTDSVNQMTGNLTSQVRNIAEVTKAVASGDLTKKVTIDVKGEIFDLKNTINTMVDQLNSFSIEVTRVAREVGTEGKLGGQAEVQGVAGTWKDLTDSVNMMASNLTNQVRGIAKVVTSVATGNLKQKLSIVSRGEVAQLIDTINEMIDTLAVFADQVTNVAREVGVEGRLGGQASVPGASGIWKNLTENVNQLAENLTTQVRNIADVASAVTKGDLTQMIRVEAKGEVEELKDTINQMIANLKQTTLRNQEQDWLKSNLAKFTQMLQGQKDLNTVTRRILSELAQVVNAQKGMFYILEQDDSFKNQKLKLFSAYAFGEEVKKSGEFSLGEGLVGQCALEKERILLTNVPKSYTKISSGLGKASPLNVIVLPVLFEKEIKAVIELASFDTFSETHLDFLSQLTESIGIVLNTIEANTRTESLLVQSQSLTDELRRTNEELQDKAHLLVKQKEEVEDKNKEVEEARLSLEEKAEQLQLTSKYKSEFLANMSHELRTPLNSLLILAQQLYENHDGNLNEKQVSYAKTIHSCGDDLIQLINDILDLSKIESGYISTDFVKLQFHDIANFVETTFKHISENKNLRFSIDLDPKLPSSMETDAQRLNQILKNLLSNAFKFTEKGEVKLHIYEANKNWKQDHPGLLNAQKVVAFEIKDTGIGISRDKQNIIFEAFQQAEGSTSRKYGGTGLGLSISRGLADLLGGSIELISEVGSGSTFTLFLPIDYDPAKAKREKQSNLQVSEYKLAEGVSDAAIQSVPTIKVHETKDLDALNEIINEVGDDRNNIQANDRVVLVIEDDVRFGKIMIEKAHELDIKVVVATHFGDVFDLVNKYNPTAVTLDVKLPDASGWRVLDLFKNDINFRHIPIHLISGEENRLLAMQRGARSFQLKPLNTEALNNLFNDIVQFNEKKERKVLLIEDNELDSSQIEKVLNEDIISIEIATTGQQAIQLIRNNHYDCIIVDYMLPDIGGLDLVTEISTISKLQMTPVLIYSAKDFLPKERSQLKQYSNKILLKDVNSLDLLLEEMVMLLHIDHKDLQPEKRRLIENLRSKNDILAHKKVLVVDDDVRNLFALTTAFERYDIHTITAESGQEAMAILDENSDIDIVLMDIMMPEMDGYETTQKIRREHKNKTLPIIAVTAKAMKGDREKCIEAGASDYITKPVKVDQLLSLMRVWMYK from the coding sequence ATGCCATCCAGATCGAAGAATGGTAATGGTAAACATAAATCAAACGGGAGTACAAGCAAGAGTCATTATAGTTCGAACAATGATTATTCAGAAGAACTCGATAACAGGGAGTTACTTCGTTTATTGATCCAGGTAAAAGAAGGAAATTTCAGTGTTCGCATGCCGTCAGATAAGCTAGGCATCAGCGGAAAAATATGTGATACACTTAATGATATTATCTTGCTTAATGAGGCACTGATGAATGAATTAACTAAGGCCCGTAATACCATCGGCAGTAAAGGGCACTTAAATCATCGTGTGGAATTGCCAAAATATGCCAGGGGTTCATGGGCTTCTGGTGTTGAATCTATCAATAGTTTGATATCAGATCTTGTTCATCCAACAATTGAAATAGCTCACGTTATCAGTTCTGTTGCAAAAGGAAATCTTTCACAGGAAATGCCGCTGAAAATTGGCGATCACGTTTTACAGGGTGAGTTTGCAAAAATTGCTGCAGAGGTAAACGACATGGTAAAACAGTTGAACTTGTTTTCAATGGAGGTAACCCGTGTTGCCCGTGAGGTTGGTTCAGAAGGAAAATTGGGTGGACAAGCAAAAGTAAAAGGGGTAGCAGGTGTATGGAAAGACCTTACTGACTCAGTAAACCAGATGGCTGGTAATCTTACAGCGCAAGTAAGAAATATTGCAGAGGTAACAACTGCGGTGGCAAGAGGTGACTTAAGAAAAAAGATCACGGTGGATGTGCAGGGCGAAATTCTTGAATTAAAAAATACGATCAATAACCTTGTTGACCAGTTAAATTCATTCTCATCAGAAGTAACTCGTGTTGCGAGAGAAGTTGGTACTGAAGGAAAATTGGGTGGTCAAGCTGAAGTAAAAGGTATTGGTGGAACGTGGAAAGACTTAACGGATTCAGTAAACCAAATGGCTTCGAACTTAACAGGCCAGGTAAGAAATATTGCCGAGGTTACAACGGCGGTTGCAAGAGGTGACCTGTCAAGAAAAATTACAGTGGATGTAAAAGGTGAAATTCTTGAATTGAAAAACACGATCAACACGATGGTGGATCAGTTGAATTCATTTTCAGTTGAGGTAACCCGTGTGGCAAGAGAGGTAGGTAGTGAAGGAAAACTCGGTGGACAAGCAACGGTAAAAGGAATTGGTGGTGTATGGAAAGACTTAACTGATTCTGTAAACCAAATGGCCGGCAACCTTACAGCACAAGTAAGAAATATTGCGGAAGTAACCACAGCGGTTGCGAAAGGTGACTTGTCAAGAAAAATTACAGTGGATGTAAAAGGGGAGATCCTTGAATTGAAAGATACGATCAACACGATGGTGGATCAGTTGAACTCGTTTGCATCAGAGGTAACCCGTGTTGCATTGGAAGTTGGTACAGAAGGAAAACTTGGCGGTCAGGCAAAAGTGCAGGATGTGGGTGGTACATGGAAAGACTTAACAGAGTCAGTAAATCAAATGGCCTCCAATCTTACTGCCCAGGTAAGAAATATTGCTGATGTAACGACTGCGGTTGCAACAGGTGACCTTTCTAAAAAAATTACAGTAAACGTTGCGGGTGAAATTCTTGAGTTAAAGAATACGATCAACACGATGGTGGATCAGTTGAACTCATTCGCATCTGAGGTAACCCGTGTTGCATTGGAAGTTGGTACAGAAGGTAAATTGGGAGGACAAGCAAAAGTGCAGGGTGTAGGTGGTACATGGAAAGACTTAACAGATTCAGTAAATCAAATGGGATCAAATCTTACTGCACAGGTAAGAAATATTGCCGAAGTAACAACGGCCGTAGCAAAAGGAGACTTGTCAAGAAAGATTACAGTTGACGTAAAAGGCGAGATCCTTGAATTGAAAAATACGATCAACACGATGGTGGATCAGTTGAATTCATTTGGTTCAGAGGTATTCCGCGTTGCCCGTGAGGTTGGTTCCGAAGGTATGCTTGGTGGACAAGCAGACGTACCCGGTGTGGAAGGTCTTTGGAAAGATTTGACAGACTCAGTAAATAAAATGGCTTCGAATCTTACATCACAAGTAAGAAATATTGCCGAAGTAACTACAGCCGTAGCCAATGGAGACTTATCAAGAAAAATTGAAGTGGATGTAAAAGGAGAGATCCTTGAATTAAAAAATACCATCAATACGATGGTGGAACAGCTCCGTGCCTTTGCCTCAGAAGTAACCCGTGTTGCGAGAGAAGTTGGTACAGACGGGAAACTCGGTGGGCAAGCAAATGTGCCTGGCGTTGGGGGTACCTGGAAAGATTTGACAGACTCAGTGAATCAGATGGCAGGTAACCTCACCGCACAGGTGCGAAATATTGCAGATGTTGCGATCGCTGTGGCAAATGGTGATATGTCAAGAAAAATTACCGTTGACGTTCGCGGTGAGATCTTACAATTGAAAGAAACATTGAACACAATGGTTGACCAGTTGCGTGCCTTCGCGTCAGAGGTAACCCGTGTTGCCCGTGAGGTTGGAACCGATGGCAAACTCGGTGGTCAAGCATTCGTACCGGGTGTTGCTGGTACATGGAAAGACCTGACTGACTCAGTAAACCAAATGACTGGTAACCTTACATCACAAGTAAGAAACATCGCCGAAGTAACAAAAGCGGTTGCATCTGGTGACTTAACTAAAAAAGTAACCATCGATGTAAAAGGAGAAATTTTCGATTTGAAAAATACGATCAACACGATGGTGGATCAGTTGAATTCATTTTCTATTGAGGTGACCCGTGTTGCAAGAGAAGTTGGTACCGAAGGTAAACTTGGAGGCCAGGCAGAAGTACAGGGTGTGGCAGGTACGTGGAAAGATTTGACAGACTCAGTGAACATGATGGCCTCCAACCTTACCAACCAGGTTCGGGGTATTGCAAAAGTTGTAACCTCAGTTGCGACTGGTAACTTAAAACAAAAACTTTCCATTGTATCTCGTGGTGAAGTTGCACAATTGATCGATACGATCAATGAAATGATCGATACACTTGCCGTGTTTGCTGACCAGGTAACAAATGTTGCCCGTGAAGTGGGTGTTGAAGGAAGATTGGGTGGGCAAGCAAGTGTGCCCGGGGCATCAGGTATCTGGAAAAACTTAACTGAGAACGTAAACCAGCTTGCAGAAAATCTAACAACACAGGTTCGTAATATCGCCGATGTTGCATCTGCTGTAACAAAAGGTGACTTGACACAGATGATCCGTGTAGAAGCAAAAGGGGAAGTGGAAGAATTGAAAGATACCATCAACCAGATGATCGCAAACCTGAAGCAAACAACATTGCGTAACCAGGAACAGGACTGGTTGAAATCAAACCTTGCAAAGTTTACACAGATGTTGCAGGGGCAAAAAGATCTGAATACGGTAACACGTCGTATTCTTTCAGAGTTGGCGCAGGTGGTAAATGCACAAAAAGGTATGTTCTATATCCTTGAGCAAGATGATAGTTTTAAAAATCAAAAACTAAAATTATTCTCAGCTTATGCATTTGGCGAAGAAGTAAAAAAATCAGGCGAATTTTCACTAGGCGAAGGATTAGTTGGGCAATGCGCATTGGAAAAAGAAAGAATTCTTTTAACAAACGTACCAAAGAGCTATACAAAGATCAGCTCAGGACTTGGTAAGGCCTCCCCATTAAATGTAATTGTACTACCGGTATTATTTGAAAAGGAAATAAAAGCTGTTATCGAACTTGCTTCTTTCGATACTTTCAGCGAAACACACCTTGACTTCCTTAGCCAGTTGACAGAAAGTATCGGTATCGTGTTAAATACTATTGAAGCAAATACAAGAACTGAAAGTTTACTTGTACAATCACAATCATTGACAGATGAATTAAGAAGAACAAATGAGGAGTTGCAGGATAAAGCTCACTTGCTGGTAAAACAAAAAGAAGAAGTTGAAGATAAAAACAAGGAAGTGGAAGAAGCAAGGTTGTCGTTGGAGGAAAAAGCAGAGCAATTGCAATTAACATCAAAATACAAATCTGAGTTCCTTGCAAATATGTCGCATGAGTTGCGTACGCCATTAAACTCTTTGTTGATCCTTGCGCAACAATTATACGAGAACCATGATGGTAATCTGAATGAGAAACAAGTTAGTTATGCAAAAACAATTCATAGTTGTGGTGATGACCTGATCCAATTGATCAATGACATTCTTGACTTATCTAAAATTGAGTCAGGTTATATTTCAACTGATTTTGTTAAGTTACAATTCCATGATATTGCCAATTTTGTTGAAACAACATTTAAGCACATCTCGGAAAATAAAAACCTTCGATTTAGTATTGATCTTGATCCGAAATTGCCGTCAAGTATGGAAACCGATGCTCAACGTCTTAACCAGATCCTTAAAAATCTTTTGTCGAATGCATTTAAGTTTACTGAAAAAGGAGAAGTTAAGCTGCATATTTATGAAGCAAACAAAAACTGGAAGCAAGATCATCCTGGTTTATTGAATGCACAAAAAGTTGTTGCATTTGAGATCAAAGACACAGGTATTGGTATTTCAAGAGACAAACAGAATATCATCTTTGAGGCATTCCAGCAGGCAGAAGGTTCTACCAGCCGCAAATATGGAGGTACCGGTCTTGGATTATCGATCAGCCGCGGACTTGCAGATCTGTTAGGTGGTTCAATTGAATTGATAAGTGAGGTCGGTTCAGGTAGTACATTCACTTTGTTCCTGCCAATTGATTATGATCCTGCAAAAGCAAAAAGAGAAAAACAAAGTAATCTCCAGGTGAGTGAGTATAAATTGGCCGAAGGTGTTTCTGATGCGGCCATTCAATCAGTGCCTACTATTAAAGTACATGAAACAAAAGACCTGGATGCATTGAATGAAATTATCAATGAAGTTGGTGATGATAGAAATAATATACAGGCAAATGACAGAGTTGTATTGGTAATTGAAGATGATGTTCGTTTTGGAAAGATAATGATCGAAAAAGCACATGAGTTGGATATCAAAGTTGTTGTAGCCACTCATTTTGGTGATGTATTCGATCTTGTAAATAAATACAATCCTACTGCGGTAACTCTTGATGTGAAGTTGCCAGATGCAAGCGGTTGGAGAGTACTTGACCTGTTTAAAAACGATATCAATTTCAGGCACATTCCGATTCATCTTATTTCTGGTGAAGAAAACAGGCTACTTGCTATGCAACGGGGTGCCAGAAGTTTTCAGCTTAAGCCACTCAATACAGAAGCATTAAATAATCTTTTTAATGATATCGTTCAGTTCAATGAGAAAAAAGAACGGAAAGTATTGTTAATAGAAGATAATGAACTTGATTCCTCACAAATAGAAAAAGTGCTTAACGAAGACATTATTAGTATTGAAATTGCTACAACCGGGCAGCAGGCAATTCAATTGATACGTAACAATCATTATGATTGTATAATTGTTGATTATATGCTTCCGGATATCGGCGGACTGGATCTTGTTACAGAGATCAGTACAATAAGTAAATTGCAGATGACACCGGTTTTGATCTATTCAGCTAAAGATTTTTTACCTAAAGAAAGAAGCCAGTTGAAACAGTATTCAAATAAAATATTGTTGAAAGACGTAAATAGCCTTGATCTTTTGCTGGAAGAAATGGTAATGTTATTGCATATTGATCATAAAGATCTGCAACCAGAAAAGAGAAGACTGATAGAGAATCTGCGTTCAAAGAATGACATATTGGCTCATAAGAAAGTGCTTGTAGTAGATGATGATGTAAGAAATTTGTTTGCTTTGACTACAGCGTTTGAGCGTTATGATATTCATACGATAACCGCAGAAAGCGGGCAGGAAGCAATGGCAATACTGGATGAAAATAGCGATATTGATATTGTATTAATGGATATCATGATGCCGGAAATGGATGGATATGAAACAACGCAGAAAATACGTCGGGAACACAAGAATAAAACATTGCCAATTATTGCTGTAACTGCTAAAGCAATGAAAGGCGACCGTGAAAAATGTATTGAAGCCGGCGCTTCAGACTATATAACTAAACCTGTAAAAGTCGATCAACTTTTATCACTGATGAGAGTATGGATGTACAAATAA
- a CDS encoding twin-arginine translocation signal domain-containing protein — protein sequence MDSKDFKTTANRRNFLGTLAAGAAAGIASIAPSIESFAADEPSISSPPFDDPEEMFKKISGKHRIVFDSPHPHEIYPFAWPRVFLLTNEATNSGGKDCSVVVVLRHSSIGYAMEDRLWEKYQLGKMFEANDPETKQPATRNPFWKPKPGAYKIPGVGELLIGVDQLQSSGVMFCVCAAAINVYSAAAAAAMNLKHEDVKKDFMSGLLPGIQPVPSGVWALGRAQDHGCGYIFAG from the coding sequence ATGGACTCCAAAGACTTTAAGACAACTGCCAACCGCCGTAATTTCCTGGGCACACTCGCTGCAGGTGCTGCGGCTGGTATTGCAAGCATCGCCCCATCTATAGAGAGTTTTGCTGCTGATGAACCCTCAATATCATCGCCACCGTTTGATGATCCCGAGGAGATGTTTAAAAAAATTAGTGGTAAACATCGAATTGTTTTTGATTCGCCACATCCGCATGAGATATATCCCTTTGCCTGGCCACGGGTTTTTTTACTTACAAATGAAGCCACTAATTCTGGTGGAAAAGATTGTAGTGTTGTTGTGGTGCTGCGTCATTCATCTATCGGGTATGCCATGGAAGACAGACTTTGGGAGAAATATCAATTGGGTAAAATGTTTGAAGCAAATGATCCTGAAACAAAACAACCTGCTACAAGAAATCCTTTCTGGAAACCCAAACCAGGGGCCTATAAAATTCCTGGTGTTGGTGAACTTTTAATTGGTGTTGATCAGTTACAGTCAAGTGGGGTAATGTTCTGTGTTTGTGCTGCAGCAATCAATGTTTATAGTGCTGCAGCCGCAGCTGCAATGAACCTGAAACATGAAGATGTGAAAAAAGATTTTATGAGTGGATTACTTCCGGGTATTCAACCTGTACCATCTGGTGTATGGGCATTGGGCAGGGCACAGGATCATGGTTGCGGATATATTTTCGCCGGATAA
- a CDS encoding DUF983 domain-containing protein, translated as MSKEQKSRSYISSVVGCRCPRCREGKLFQLPLNLKLKNVLKMNKECPICGQPTDIEVGFYYGTSFVSYGITVFLSVVSFIVWFLTIGISAYDNRFVYWLIFNAVFLLCLQPWLMRFSRSLWISWFVKYDRDWKINKIDETSLERIVKEEMGNW; from the coding sequence ATGAGTAAAGAACAAAAATCAAGATCTTATATTTCTTCAGTAGTTGGTTGCAGATGCCCGAGATGCAGGGAGGGAAAACTTTTTCAGCTACCACTAAATCTTAAACTGAAGAATGTTTTAAAGATGAACAAAGAGTGCCCGATATGCGGGCAGCCGACCGATATTGAAGTAGGCTTTTATTACGGCACTTCTTTTGTTAGCTACGGTATAACTGTATTTCTCAGCGTTGTTTCATTTATTGTTTGGTTCTTAACGATCGGTATTTCAGCGTATGATAATCGCTTTGTTTATTGGTTGATCTTTAATGCAGTCTTCCTGCTATGCCTGCAGCCCTGGCTTATGCGTTTCTCCCGCAGCCTCTGGATCTCATGGTTTGTAAAATATGATCGCGATTGGAAAATCAATAAAATAGATGAGACCAGTTTGGAAAGAATAGTAAAAGAAGAGATGGGTAATTGGTAA
- a CDS encoding response regulator, giving the protein MPQKVVIDQDTPPKFILLGEDDTDDQEMLKEVFISIDKSFILFFVNNGGEILSALEKLRDDQMPCLIVLDYNMPGLNGADILRELKTNERYKHIPRVVWSTSPSEKFKQICIELGALDYVIKPNNVQDLEKIARYMLSLCLV; this is encoded by the coding sequence GTGCCACAAAAAGTAGTTATAGACCAAGATACACCTCCCAAATTTATCCTTTTGGGAGAAGACGATACTGACGATCAGGAAATGCTAAAAGAAGTTTTCATTTCTATTGATAAGTCATTCATACTTTTTTTTGTAAACAATGGAGGCGAAATACTATCTGCCCTCGAAAAATTACGTGATGACCAGATGCCTTGCCTGATTGTATTAGATTATAATATGCCGGGACTTAATGGTGCTGATATTTTACGTGAATTGAAGACAAATGAACGATATAAACATATTCCCCGTGTAGTTTGGAGTACTTCTCCATCGGAAAAATTCAAGCAAATTTGTATAGAGCTTGGTGCATTGGATTATGTTATTAAGCCCAACAATGTTCAAGATCTCGAAAAAATAGCCCGTTATATGCTTTCACTTTGCCTGGTTTAA